One window of the Clostridium sp. MB40-C1 genome contains the following:
- a CDS encoding heavy-metal-associated domain-containing protein → MKKKLLVEGMSCQHCVKHVKDALMELEGVTNVDVDLEKKSALVDMEKSLDDSILKDAVEDAGYDVVKVENVNNGGCCCSGH, encoded by the coding sequence ATGAAAAAGAAATTATTAGTAGAAGGAATGAGCTGTCAACATTGTGTTAAACATGTTAAAGATGCTTTAATGGAATTAGAAGGGGTAACTAATGTAGATGTTGATTTAGAAAAAAAGTCTGCTTTAGTAGATATGGAAAAATCATTAGATGATAGTATTTTAAAAGATGCAGTAGAAGATGCTGGATATGATGTTGTAAAAGTAGAAAATGTAAACAATGGCGGTTGCTGTTGTTCTGGACATTAA
- a CDS encoding zinc-ribbon domain-containing protein, which translates to MSKVYYCPDCGEKLKAYSGCASINYFCEKCNSLKSSKRILEEPPNGNKQEKK; encoded by the coding sequence ATGAGTAAAGTATATTATTGTCCTGATTGTGGAGAAAAGCTAAAAGCGTATTCTGGATGTGCTTCTATAAATTATTTTTGTGAAAAATGCAATTCATTAAAATCAAGTAAAAGGATTTTAGAAGAGCCACCTAATGGTAATAAACAAGAGAAAAAGTAA
- a CDS encoding ATP-binding protein, with product MNKKMKFIKIFRVILRYSYILIKQTIMITPRIIKTLERVITALLNKFKIRLKFSITFKLNFIYTLVLSILLFLFSLTILFGFKFFLIEEAKSNINMYGEIVLDNIKSVSAVPNELIESISKKGNVSINILKNNKNVIYETDKNNGEYYEDFQIDSPYLVKAADNVERLILNKNFNLNNETYYIQIISNLKKENKYFSIFWVVLVSLNIVIVIITTRSGSRISQKVIEPINEMSHTVKDINVQNLDTRLNVKGSHDELRELAQTVNDMFDRIQDSYEKQNRFVSDASHELRTPIAVIQGYANMLHRWGKDDKEVLEESITAIKDESENMKELVEKLLFLARVDKKTQEIHKEEFYINELLEEVVKETKLIDLKHSVYNKTNEKILIFADYKLMKQALRIFIDNSLKFTPENGKITVGAHINKNKVVIVVEDTGGGIPNEDIPYIFDRFYRVDKSRTKSEGGTGLGLAIAKWIVAQHEGSIEVKSTLNVGTKISIFIGMKK from the coding sequence ATGAATAAAAAGATGAAGTTTATAAAAATATTTAGAGTTATCTTAAGGTATAGTTATATTTTAATAAAGCAGACAATAATGATAACTCCAAGGATTATTAAAACATTAGAAAGAGTAATTACAGCTTTATTAAATAAATTTAAAATAAGACTAAAATTTTCTATTACTTTTAAGTTAAATTTTATATATACACTTGTACTATCTATACTTTTATTTTTGTTTAGCTTGACAATTTTATTTGGATTTAAGTTTTTTTTAATAGAGGAAGCTAAGAGTAATATAAATATGTATGGAGAAATTGTATTAGATAATATAAAAAGTGTTTCAGCGGTTCCAAATGAATTAATTGAGAGTATTTCTAAAAAAGGTAATGTATCAATAAACATTTTAAAAAACAATAAGAATGTTATTTATGAGACAGACAAAAATAATGGAGAATATTATGAAGATTTTCAAATAGATTCGCCATATCTAGTAAAGGCAGCAGATAATGTAGAGAGATTAATTTTAAATAAAAATTTCAATTTGAACAATGAAACATATTATATACAAATCATTAGTAACTTAAAAAAAGAAAATAAATATTTTTCGATATTTTGGGTTGTTTTAGTATCTTTGAATATTGTTATCGTAATTATAACCACAAGATCTGGATCAAGAATAAGTCAAAAGGTTATAGAACCTATAAATGAAATGAGCCATACTGTCAAAGATATAAATGTGCAGAATTTAGATACTCGTCTTAATGTTAAAGGGTCACATGATGAGTTAAGAGAACTTGCACAAACTGTTAATGATATGTTTGATAGAATTCAAGATTCTTATGAAAAGCAGAATCGATTTGTATCGGATGCTTCACATGAACTTAGAACGCCTATTGCTGTTATTCAAGGATATGCAAATATGCTTCATAGGTGGGGAAAAGATGATAAAGAAGTATTAGAGGAAAGTATCACTGCTATCAAAGATGAGTCAGAAAACATGAAAGAGTTAGTTGAAAAATTATTATTCTTAGCTAGGGTTGATAAAAAAACTCAAGAGATACACAAAGAGGAATTTTATATAAACGAATTATTAGAAGAGGTTGTAAAAGAAACAAAGTTAATAGATTTAAAACATAGCGTTTATAATAAAACCAATGAAAAAATTTTGATTTTTGCAGATTATAAGTTGATGAAACAAGCACTAAGAATATTTATAGATAATAGCTTAAAATTCACGCCAGAAAATGGGAAGATAACTGTAGGAGCACATATAAATAAAAATAAAGTTGTTATTGTAGTTGAAGATACAGGTGGAGGAATTCCAAATGAGGATATACCTTATATTTTCGATAGATTTTATAGGGTTGATAAGTCTAGAACAAAGAGTGAAGGTGGAACGGGTCTAGGATTGGCTATAGCAAAATGGATTGTAGCACAACACGAAGGAAGTATAGAAGTTAAAAGTACTCTTAATGTAGGAACAAAAATAAGTATATTTATAGGTATGAAAAAATAG
- a CDS encoding heavy metal translocating P-type ATPase, whose protein sequence is MKKILKIEGMTCAACSRAVERVSKKIDGVSEANVNLATEKLNITFDDTKTSLEDIKKAINKAGYIAKGEEINKTLKIEGMTCAACSRAVERVTRKLDGVIESNVNLATEKLNITFEPGVVRISDIKKAVDKAGYKAIEEAETVDKNKDIKEKQLKEMKNRLAISLFFTVPLLIITMGHMVGLKLPMAIDPHMNPLNFALIQLILATPVMIVGTKFYTVGFKTLIKRNPNMDSLIAIGSSAAYIYGLFAVYKILNGYNEYVMKLYFESAGTILTLITFGKYLESVSKGKTSDAIKKLMGLAPKTAVIIKDGKENVISIDDVEVGDVILVKPGEKIPVDGMVIDGITSIDESMLTGESIPVEKTKGSNVFGGSINKNGSIRYEATKIGKDTALSQIIKLVEDAQGSKAPIAKMADIISGYFVPIVIILAIISSLAWRVSGESWTFVLTIFISVLVIACPCALGLATPTAIMVGTGKGAEYGVLIKSGEALEIAHQIETIVFDKTGTITEGNPKVTDILTVPEVSKEELLIIAASAEKASEHPLGEAIVQSAKDKELILKDVEFFNAIPGHGIEVKIEGKKILLGNKKLMNESNVLLEKLDREAVRLADEGKTPMFISWDNDIKGIIAVADTVKENSKKAIKKLHDIGIEVTMITGDNKKTAEAIAKQVGIDRIIAEVLPEDKALQVKKLQESGKKVAMVGDGINDAPALAQADVGMAIGSGTDVAMESADIVLIKNDIMDVVTAIELSNKTIRNIKQNLFWAFGYNTVGIPVAMGILHIFGGPLLNPMIGAAAMSLSSVSVVTNALRLRGFTPSNRQ, encoded by the coding sequence GTGAAAAAAATACTGAAAATAGAAGGAATGACCTGTGCAGCGTGTTCTAGAGCTGTTGAAAGGGTATCAAAGAAGATTGATGGGGTTAGTGAAGCTAATGTTAATTTAGCTACTGAAAAATTGAATATAACCTTTGATGATACAAAGACTTCTTTAGAAGATATTAAGAAAGCTATTAATAAGGCAGGATATATAGCAAAAGGGGAAGAAATTAATAAGACATTAAAGATAGAAGGTATGACTTGTGCAGCATGTTCGAGAGCAGTTGAAAGAGTTACTAGAAAGTTGGATGGTGTAATAGAGTCTAATGTTAATTTAGCTACTGAAAAATTAAATATAACATTTGAACCTGGAGTTGTAAGAATTTCAGATATAAAAAAGGCTGTAGACAAGGCTGGATATAAGGCAATAGAAGAAGCAGAAACTGTAGACAAGAATAAAGATATAAAAGAAAAACAATTAAAAGAAATGAAAAACAGATTAGCTATTTCTTTATTTTTTACTGTTCCTTTACTTATTATAACTATGGGACATATGGTGGGGTTAAAACTTCCTATGGCAATTGATCCTCACATGAATCCACTCAATTTTGCTTTGATTCAATTAATATTAGCAACACCAGTTATGATAGTTGGAACAAAATTCTATACAGTTGGATTTAAAACATTAATCAAAAGAAATCCTAACATGGATTCTCTTATTGCAATAGGTTCAAGTGCTGCATATATTTATGGGTTATTTGCTGTCTATAAGATATTAAATGGATATAATGAATATGTTATGAAATTATATTTTGAATCAGCAGGTACTATCTTAACCTTAATAACTTTTGGTAAATATTTAGAAAGTGTATCTAAAGGAAAAACTTCAGATGCCATAAAAAAACTTATGGGATTAGCTCCTAAAACAGCAGTTATAATTAAAGATGGTAAAGAAAATGTTATTTCTATAGATGATGTAGAAGTTGGAGATGTGATTTTAGTCAAGCCAGGTGAAAAAATACCTGTAGATGGTATGGTTATAGATGGTATAACATCTATTGATGAATCAATGCTTACAGGAGAGAGTATACCTGTAGAAAAGACAAAAGGTAGTAATGTATTTGGAGGAAGTATAAATAAAAATGGGTCAATAAGATATGAAGCCACAAAGATTGGTAAAGATACTGCTTTATCTCAAATTATAAAATTAGTTGAAGACGCTCAAGGATCAAAAGCTCCAATTGCTAAAATGGCGGATATAATATCGGGATATTTTGTTCCAATAGTTATAATATTGGCAATAATATCATCTTTAGCGTGGAGAGTATCTGGTGAAAGTTGGACATTTGTTTTGACAATATTTATTTCTGTTCTTGTAATAGCTTGCCCATGTGCATTAGGCTTGGCAACTCCAACTGCAATAATGGTTGGTACAGGAAAAGGAGCTGAATATGGTGTATTGATAAAGAGTGGAGAAGCTTTAGAGATTGCTCATCAAATTGAAACAATTGTATTTGACAAAACAGGGACAATAACAGAGGGAAATCCTAAAGTAACGGATATATTAACTGTACCGGAAGTAAGCAAGGAAGAATTACTTATAATTGCAGCTAGTGCAGAAAAAGCTTCAGAACACCCACTTGGAGAAGCTATAGTACAATCTGCAAAAGATAAAGAGCTGATTTTAAAAGATGTAGAATTTTTTAATGCAATACCTGGTCATGGAATAGAAGTAAAAATAGAAGGAAAGAAAATTCTATTAGGTAATAAAAAGCTTATGAATGAAAGTAATGTATTATTAGAAAAATTGGATAGGGAAGCTGTTAGACTAGCGGATGAAGGCAAAACACCTATGTTTATATCGTGGGACAATGATATAAAAGGTATAATTGCAGTAGCAGATACTGTTAAGGAAAATAGCAAGAAGGCTATAAAAAAATTACATGACATTGGAATAGAAGTAACCATGATAACAGGAGATAATAAAAAAACAGCAGAAGCTATTGCAAAACAAGTAGGAATAGACAGAATAATAGCTGAGGTTCTTCCGGAAGATAAGGCTTTGCAAGTTAAAAAACTTCAAGAAAGTGGCAAGAAAGTTGCAATGGTAGGAGATGGTATAAATGATGCGCCAGCTCTTGCACAAGCAGATGTAGGAATGGCTATAGGTTCAGGTACAGACGTGGCTATGGAGTCTGCTGATATTGTTCTTATAAAGAATGATATTATGGATGTAGTAACGGCTATAGAACTAAGTAATAAAACTATAAGAAATATAAAACAGAATTTGTTTTGGGCATTTGGATATAATACTGTAGGAATACCTGTAGCTATGGGGATACTTCATATATTTGGTGGGCCTCTTTTAAATCCCATGATAGGAGCCGCTGCAATGAGTTTAAGTTCAGTTTCAGTTGTTACAAATGCTCTTAGACTTAGAGGATTTACACCGAGCAATCGTCAATAG
- a CDS encoding ECF transporter S component, translating to MREDVKKLTFTALLTAFAIIIPLYFGFLRIVIPPVFSATIASHVPVFLAMFLGPGAAIAVGVGSAFGFLIALGPYVAARAFMHVFVGIIGAYLLKKNISFTKIVIITAPIHGLLEGISTIPFMGVKGFTVSYVILTVGVGTVIHHIADGLISGVLVQALEKSGQATFVKKSYLQK from the coding sequence TTGAGAGAAGATGTGAAAAAACTTACATTTACAGCTTTATTAACTGCTTTCGCAATTATAATACCACTTTATTTTGGTTTTTTAAGAATAGTAATACCACCAGTATTTTCAGCAACCATTGCTTCGCATGTGCCAGTATTTTTGGCAATGTTTTTAGGACCAGGAGCTGCTATAGCTGTGGGAGTAGGATCTGCCTTTGGGTTTTTAATTGCTCTTGGACCATATGTTGCAGCAAGAGCTTTTATGCATGTATTTGTTGGAATTATAGGAGCGTATTTACTTAAAAAAAATATTAGTTTTACAAAAATAGTAATTATAACTGCTCCGATACATGGATTATTAGAGGGAATTTCAACTATACCATTTATGGGAGTGAAAGGTTTTACAGTTAGCTATGTAATATTAACTGTAGGGGTAGGTACAGTAATCCATCACATAGCAGATGGATTAATTTCAGGAGTACTTGTTCAAGCGTTAGAAAAAAGTGGTCAAGCTACTTTTGTGAAGAAAAGCTATTTACAAAAATAA
- a CDS encoding response regulator transcription factor produces the protein MDKLDKKKILIVEDEVKISRFLQLELQYEGYATEQAYDGREGLDKALNEEFDLIVLDIMLPKLNGMEVCRRIRQISEIPIIMLTAKDETTDIVMGLDTGADDYITKPFAIEELLARIRVALKRKKLELKDSNSICIKELKLDLNKHIVSYNKENIDLTKTEFDLLKFFMENKNIALTREQILDKVWGFDYLGDTNVVDVYVRYLRTKIDNKYDVRFIYTIRGVGYLLKDE, from the coding sequence ATGGATAAGCTTGATAAGAAAAAAATTCTTATAGTGGAAGATGAGGTTAAAATTTCTCGCTTCCTTCAGTTAGAATTACAATATGAAGGATATGCTACGGAACAAGCATATGATGGTAGAGAAGGGTTGGATAAAGCTTTAAACGAAGAATTTGATTTAATAGTATTAGATATTATGCTTCCTAAGTTAAATGGCATGGAGGTTTGTAGAAGAATACGTCAAATATCAGAGATACCTATAATAATGTTAACAGCTAAGGATGAAACGACAGATATTGTAATGGGATTAGATACTGGAGCTGACGATTATATAACTAAACCTTTTGCAATAGAAGAGCTTTTAGCTAGAATAAGGGTAGCATTGAAGAGAAAGAAATTAGAATTAAAAGATTCTAATAGTATCTGTATAAAAGAATTGAAATTAGATTTAAATAAGCATATTGTCTCCTATAATAAAGAAAATATTGACCTTACAAAGACTGAATTTGATTTATTAAAATTTTTTATGGAAAATAAAAATATTGCTTTAACTAGAGAACAAATCTTAGACAAAGTATGGGGATTTGATTATTTAGGAGATACTAATGTAGTTGATGTTTATGTCAGATATCTAAGAACGAAAATTGATAATAAGTATGACGTGAGATTTATATATACGATTAGAGGAGTGGGATACCTTTTAAAAGATGAATAA
- the dhaK gene encoding dihydroxyacetone kinase subunit DhaK, with protein MKKIINNPNEVLNDMLKGMCAAHPEYLKKLENANVVTRVNTPVEGKVALVSGGGSGHEPAHGGYVGYGMLDAAVAGEVFTSPTPDQVYEAIKAVDSGKGTLLVIKNYSGDVMNFEMAKDMAEMEGLNVETVIVNDDVAVENSTYTTGRRGIAGTVFVHKIAGSKAETGASLEEVKKVAEKVIANVRSMGMAISPCTVPAAGKPNFTLGENEMEIGMGIHGEPGTHREELKTADEITNHLVSKILEDIKVKEGEEVAVMINGLASTPYMELYIINKKVSEILEEKGIKVHKTFVGEYMTSLEMAGFSVSILKLDSELKTLLDAKTDTPAFKVFG; from the coding sequence ATGAAAAAAATAATTAACAATCCAAATGAAGTACTAAATGATATGTTAAAAGGAATGTGCGCAGCACATCCTGAATATTTAAAGAAATTAGAAAATGCAAATGTTGTTACACGTGTTAACACGCCAGTTGAAGGTAAAGTAGCTTTAGTAAGTGGTGGTGGAAGTGGACATGAACCTGCACATGGTGGATATGTAGGATATGGAATGCTTGATGCTGCCGTTGCAGGGGAAGTTTTTACATCACCTACACCAGATCAGGTGTATGAAGCAATAAAAGCTGTAGATTCAGGAAAAGGAACATTACTTGTAATAAAGAATTATAGTGGAGACGTTATGAATTTTGAAATGGCTAAAGATATGGCTGAAATGGAAGGGTTAAATGTAGAGACTGTTATTGTAAATGATGATGTTGCCGTTGAAAACAGTACTTATACTACAGGAAGAAGAGGTATTGCAGGAACTGTATTTGTTCATAAAATAGCAGGTTCAAAAGCAGAAACTGGTGCTTCACTTGAAGAAGTAAAAAAGGTAGCAGAAAAAGTTATTGCTAATGTTAGAAGTATGGGAATGGCTATAAGTCCATGTACTGTACCAGCAGCTGGTAAACCTAATTTTACATTAGGAGAAAATGAAATGGAAATAGGTATGGGAATTCATGGAGAACCTGGAACTCATAGAGAAGAATTAAAAACTGCAGACGAAATAACTAATCACTTAGTTTCAAAAATATTAGAAGATATAAAAGTTAAAGAGGGTGAAGAAGTAGCCGTAATGATTAATGGATTAGCATCTACACCTTATATGGAGTTATATATTATTAATAAAAAAGTTAGTGAAATTTTAGAAGAAAAAGGAATAAAGGTTCATAAAACTTTTGTTGGAGAATATATGACTTCACTTGAAATGGCAGGATTCTCAGTTTCAATATTAAAATTAGATAGCGAATTAAAAACATTATTAGATGCTAAGACGGATACACCAGCATTTAAAGTGTTTGGTTAA
- the def gene encoding peptide deformylase has translation MSVREIVKVGNDVLIRKSRRVTEINDEVLELIQDLKDTLYSVDGVGLAAPQVGVLKKVFLIDLRDGSEPLILLNPKIIKKIGRSEGAEGCLSYPGYEGIVVRPRKVIATGMNEKGENIQVEAEGLMARAICHETDHLEGILYMDKSKRMYKLEE, from the coding sequence ATGTCAGTTAGAGAGATAGTTAAGGTTGGAAATGATGTTTTAATAAGGAAAAGCAGAAGAGTTACAGAAATTAATGATGAAGTTTTAGAATTAATTCAAGATTTAAAGGATACTTTATATTCAGTTGATGGTGTAGGACTTGCGGCACCACAGGTAGGTGTTTTAAAGAAAGTATTTTTAATAGATCTAAGAGATGGAAGTGAGCCTTTGATTCTTTTAAATCCTAAGATAATAAAAAAGATAGGTAGAAGTGAAGGTGCTGAAGGGTGTTTAAGTTATCCAGGATATGAGGGGATAGTAGTGAGACCTAGAAAAGTTATTGCTACAGGTATGAATGAAAAAGGAGAAAACATACAGGTTGAAGCTGAAGGGCTAATGGCTAGAGCTATATGTCATGAAACAGACCATTTAGAAGGAATACTTTATATGGATAAGTCAAAAAGGATGTACAAGTTAGAAGAGTAA
- a CDS encoding FprA family A-type flavoprotein: MSAIELKDNIYWVGVKDYELEVFDIIMKTEKGTTYNSYIIDDDKVAIIDSVKDGFLDESIHSIKEIIGDRKVDYIIVQHTELDHSGALKKMLEVYPEAVIVASQAAINYLKEILNTDFKFENALSLGELSLGKHTLKFISAPNLHWPDTIFTYVNEKNILFTCDVTGAHYCPEDLLNDPHDNEYLKEFKYYFDVIMGPFKKFVLAAIEKVENLDIEIIAPSHGAIHTGKYVKEVIELYKNFSQEEAVEKNVQIFYISAYHNTEKMAEHLCKKINEKGIKAEIHEITSIDLNEALDLVNKASGVLVGSPTINQDAVEPAWKLLTSISLIPNRGKAAAAFGSYGWSGEGVPMMMERFRSMKFKTTDEGFRFKFVPDDKEYKMADEFVEKFINIIE; the protein is encoded by the coding sequence ATGAGCGCAATTGAATTAAAGGATAATATTTATTGGGTAGGAGTAAAAGATTATGAACTTGAAGTTTTTGATATAATAATGAAAACAGAAAAAGGAACCACATATAATTCCTATATTATTGATGATGATAAAGTAGCTATTATTGACAGTGTAAAAGATGGATTTTTAGATGAGTCAATTCATAGTATTAAAGAAATAATAGGTGATAGAAAAGTTGATTACATAATAGTACAACATACAGAATTAGATCACAGTGGAGCATTAAAGAAAATGCTTGAAGTTTATCCAGAGGCAGTTATAGTTGCATCACAAGCAGCTATAAATTATTTGAAAGAAATTTTAAATACAGATTTTAAATTTGAAAATGCACTATCTTTAGGAGAGCTAAGCTTAGGTAAGCACACTCTAAAGTTTATTTCTGCTCCAAATTTACACTGGCCAGACACTATTTTTACTTATGTTAATGAGAAGAATATATTATTTACTTGTGATGTTACAGGAGCCCACTATTGTCCAGAAGATTTATTAAATGATCCTCATGACAATGAATATTTAAAAGAATTTAAATATTATTTTGATGTAATAATGGGACCATTTAAGAAATTTGTTTTAGCTGCAATAGAAAAGGTAGAGAATTTAGACATTGAAATTATTGCACCAAGTCATGGTGCTATTCATACAGGAAAATATGTGAAAGAGGTTATTGAATTATATAAGAATTTTTCACAGGAAGAAGCTGTAGAAAAGAATGTACAAATATTTTATATATCTGCTTATCACAATACAGAGAAAATGGCAGAGCATTTATGTAAGAAGATAAATGAAAAAGGAATAAAAGCAGAGATTCACGAAATAACCTCTATAGATTTGAATGAAGCCTTAGACCTTGTAAATAAAGCATCTGGAGTTCTTGTAGGTTCACCAACTATTAATCAAGATGCTGTTGAACCAGCATGGAAGCTACTTACTTCTATATCATTAATTCCTAATAGAGGTAAAGCTGCTGCTGCTTTTGGATCTTATGGATGGAGTGGTGAAGGTGTTCCAATGATGATGGAAAGATTTAGATCTATGAAATTTAAGACTACTGATGAAGGATTCAGATTTAAATTTGTTCCAGATGATAAAGAATACAAAATGGCAGATGAATTTGTAGAAAAATTTATTAATATAATAGAATAA
- a CDS encoding DUF4342 domain-containing protein: protein MAVSLEQIELLKKRANISYEEAKETLEKFDGDIVEALIYLEKNKKINKNCSCESKFLRNLEKLIKRGNKTKVVVRKEDETVLKTSVNLVILCTVLACPVTIVATILALVTKHTIRIEREKEENLKVNDILNKVSNKVNNIVDNLSEEKEDLV, encoded by the coding sequence ATGGCTGTATCTTTAGAGCAAATAGAATTATTAAAAAAGAGAGCAAATATAAGTTATGAAGAGGCAAAAGAGACTTTAGAAAAGTTTGATGGGGATATTGTTGAAGCTCTAATATATCTTGAGAAAAATAAAAAAATTAATAAGAATTGCTCATGTGAAAGTAAATTTTTAAGAAATTTAGAAAAATTAATTAAAAGAGGCAATAAAACTAAAGTGGTAGTTAGAAAAGAAGATGAAACTGTATTAAAGACATCAGTTAACCTAGTTATATTATGTACTGTTTTAGCTTGCCCTGTTACTATAGTAGCTACTATACTTGCATTAGTTACAAAACATACTATTAGAATAGAAAGAGAGAAAGAAGAAAATTTAAAAGTTAATGATATTTTAAATAAAGTATCAAATAAAGTTAATAATATAGTTGATAATTTGTCTGAAGAAAAAGAAGACTTAGTTTAA
- the dhaM gene encoding dihydroxyacetone kinase phosphoryl donor subunit DhaM yields MVGIVIVSHSSKVAEGIKELAGQMAQSVPMVAAGGTSDGRLGTDVQKIMNAIQEVYSEDGVVVLFDLGSAYMNSEMAIECLPEDMQKNIAIVDTALVEGAVTAAVESSLNSSLEAVKKSVAEMSLGKMP; encoded by the coding sequence ATGGTAGGAATTGTAATAGTATCTCATAGTAGTAAAGTAGCTGAGGGAATAAAGGAACTTGCAGGACAGATGGCTCAAAGTGTCCCAATGGTTGCCGCTGGAGGAACTTCAGATGGAAGACTTGGAACAGATGTTCAAAAAATAATGAATGCTATACAAGAAGTTTATTCTGAAGATGGGGTAGTAGTATTATTTGATTTAGGTAGTGCATATATGAATTCAGAAATGGCAATAGAATGTTTGCCGGAAGATATGCAAAAGAATATAGCAATAGTTGATACTGCTTTAGTAGAAGGAGCTGTTACAGCAGCTGTTGAGAGTAGTTTAAATAGTAGTTTAGAGGCTGTAAAAAAATCAGTAGCAGAGATGAGTCTTGGTAAAATGCCATAG
- the dhaL gene encoding dihydroxyacetone kinase subunit DhaL — MAVNVADIIKILKNISSVMDENKLFLSELDGAIGDGDHGLNMNKGFNAVVEKLEGSEEKNIGNLLKTAGMALVSNVGGASGPLYGTAFMKAGMKVNGKEEVDINDFVLMVEEALNGIKMRGKSDAEEKTMIDAIQPALNALKESIDKGMNSVEALENAVKAAENGVEHTKEIVATKGRASYLGERSIGHQDPGATSSYLIFKTIYDNVK, encoded by the coding sequence ATGGCAGTGAATGTAGCAGATATAATAAAGATATTAAAAAATATAAGTAGTGTAATGGATGAAAATAAGCTATTTTTAAGTGAATTAGATGGAGCTATTGGAGATGGTGATCATGGATTAAATATGAATAAAGGTTTTAATGCTGTAGTAGAAAAGCTTGAAGGTAGTGAAGAAAAAAATATAGGAAATTTATTAAAAACTGCTGGGATGGCATTAGTTTCAAATGTAGGTGGGGCTTCAGGACCATTATATGGGACAGCTTTTATGAAGGCTGGAATGAAAGTTAATGGAAAAGAAGAAGTGGATATAAATGATTTTGTATTAATGGTAGAAGAAGCTTTAAATGGAATCAAAATGAGAGGAAAAAGTGATGCTGAAGAAAAAACAATGATTGATGCTATACAACCTGCATTAAATGCTTTGAAAGAATCAATAGACAAGGGAATGAATAGTGTAGAAGCCTTAGAAAATGCTGTTAAGGCAGCTGAAAATGGTGTTGAGCACACTAAAGAAATAGTGGCTACAAAGGGCAGAGCAAGTTATTTAGGAGAGAGAAGTATAGGACATCAAGACCCAGGTGCAACATCAAGTTATTTAATATTTAAAACTATTTATGATAATGTAAAATGA